Part of the Acidobacteriota bacterium genome, CATCCTGGTCTTCGCGGCCCTGTTCCTGAAGGAGAAATTCACCCTGCGCAAGGCCGTCGCCTGTGCCGTGGCCCTGGCGGGGCTCGTGCTCGTCACCGTCGCCTGACGGCGGCCCCCGGGGGTTCCGCCGGCCCGGGAGCGGGGGGCCGGGGCGCACCGGCCGGGGCCGGCGTCAGGGGGGAAGGGGGATTCCTCCCAGTCGAACGGTGATTTGTCCGTCTGTGTTTCACCGTGCGGCCACGGTATGGTAGCTTCGATGGAATTCCTGGAAACGGAGGGGAAGATGAACGTCAAGGTCCGAAACGTTTGGCCGGTGGTGCTGACCCTGGTTCTCGGGGGCTCTCTGCCCGGGCAGACCCGGTACCCCAGGGAGTGGAACGTCGGCCCGGTGACGCAGGCCGTGGCGGACCACGTCCGGGCGATCGTCGCCGACGGGTCCGCCCTCGGGCGGCAGCCGAAGCGCGTGATCAAGGTGGGCGACTCCATCACCTGCAACGGGAGCTTCATGGGGCAGCTCAAGACGCCGGACTACGACCCGGACGTTCACTACGGCTGGGACTGGGTGCGGGACCTGGGGACCTACGCGTTTTTACGGGACGCGGCGGACTGGTTCACGGAGGTGACCGTGCCGGGGACGTCCAACATCCCGGACGCGCAGGCGGGGGGGGAGACCTTCCCGGTGAAGAGCCTCGACCGGGTCAGCCTGGCGGCCAAGGTGGGGGAGTCGGCCGCGTGGGCCGTCACCGGCAGCCCGAACCCCCTGCAGCAGGAGATCGACGCCCTCAGCCCCCAGTTCGCCCTGGTCCAGTTCGGGGGGAACGACGTGGGGGGCTACGGGAACGATGCCGACGTGCTGGACTGGGCCGTGGACAACCAGATCACGATCGTGGACCAGTGCATCGCCCAGGGCGTGGTCCCCGTCCTGGCGGCCATGTGCCCGCGCGCCGACAGCCCGCAGCGGCTCTACCGGTCCTGCCTGCTCTCCAACGCCGTCCGGGCGCTGGCTGCGGGGCGCAACATCCCGTTCCTGAACAATTACCGCGGCCTCATGCCCCTGGCTGACCACGGCCTGGGCGGCGACGGCATCCACCCCGTGGCCTACGGCTACAACCGGGGCTGCTTTCTGACGCCCGAGGGCCTCCCCTACGGGCACAACATGCGCAACCTCCTGACGTTGAAAGCCCTGGACAAGGCCTGGCGGGTGGCGACCCAGGGGGTGGCGTACACCGACCCCCCCACCGGACCGCTTGCGGGGACGGGGACCGAGGGCGACCCTTTCCGGGTCGACGAACTGGCCTTCTCCGACCTGCGAACCACCAGCCCGGGAACCCTCGCGTACCGGTATCGGCTGGACCTCCACCGCCCCCTGACCCTCGCGGCCATGGTTTTCGACCACGGCGCCGCCGACGTCGACCTCACCCTCATGGACGCGTTCGGGACCGTCCTGGCCGCCCACGGGAATTCCATCGAGCAGGCCCTCGCCGTCGGGACCTACACCGTGACGGTCTCCACGGCGGGCGCGAACCCCGCCTATGCCGGGGAGTACGTCCTGGTGCTGGCCGACCGCAACGACGCCGGGTACCCCGTGGACTTCCCCTTCGACCTCAATACCGACGGGCGTCTCGACCTCCTCTGGCGCAACCGGACCACCGGCGACAATGCCGTCTGGACGATGAACGGGAACGCGATCCTTCGGAGCGACCCGCTGATGCCGGTCGGGACCGCCTGGTCAATCGCCGCCACCGGCGACTTCAACGGGGACGGCAAGGCCGACCTGTTCTGGCGGAACACCACCACGGGCGACAACTCGCTCTGGACGATGGACGGGACCGCGGTGACCGAATCGGTGGCCCTGGCGCCGGTGCCGGTGACCTGGGAACTCGCCGCGGCCGCCGACTTCGACCGGGACGGCCGGCTCGACCTGCTGTGGCGCAGCACGGCTACCGGCGACAACGTGGTCTGGTACCTGGACGGGGTGGCCGTGACCGGGTCCGTCCTGCTGGCGCCCGTCCCCGTGACCTGGGCGATCGCGGCGACCGG contains:
- a CDS encoding FG-GAP repeat protein; translated protein: MEFLETEGKMNVKVRNVWPVVLTLVLGGSLPGQTRYPREWNVGPVTQAVADHVRAIVADGSALGRQPKRVIKVGDSITCNGSFMGQLKTPDYDPDVHYGWDWVRDLGTYAFLRDAADWFTEVTVPGTSNIPDAQAGGETFPVKSLDRVSLAAKVGESAAWAVTGSPNPLQQEIDALSPQFALVQFGGNDVGGYGNDADVLDWAVDNQITIVDQCIAQGVVPVLAAMCPRADSPQRLYRSCLLSNAVRALAAGRNIPFLNNYRGLMPLADHGLGGDGIHPVAYGYNRGCFLTPEGLPYGHNMRNLLTLKALDKAWRVATQGVAYTDPPTGPLAGTGTEGDPFRVDELAFSDLRTTSPGTLAYRYRLDLHRPLTLAAMVFDHGAADVDLTLMDAFGTVLAAHGNSIEQALAVGTYTVTVSTAGANPAYAGEYVLVLADRNDAGYPVDFPFDLNTDGRLDLLWRNRTTGDNAVWTMNGNAILRSDPLMPVGTAWSIAATGDFNGDGKADLFWRNTTTGDNSLWTMDGTAVTESVALAPVPVTWELAAAADFDRDGRLDLLWRSTATGDNVVWYLDGVAVTGSVLLAPVPVTWAIAATGDFDRDGKTDLFWRNTTTGDNVVWYLDGVAVTADEPLPPVPPAWKLATAGDFDDDDRVDLLWRHTTTGDNVIWYLDGVAVTSTALIMPVPPAWEVCN